Genomic window (Argopecten irradians isolate NY chromosome 2, Ai_NY, whole genome shotgun sequence):
atatgtaggttcccctaggaccccagttgtgcatattgcattttgggactgatcggtcaacaagatggccgactggtggccatcttggattttgatagataaagtttgttaccgctatttctcagaaagtattgaagggattgttctcaaatttcatatgtaggttccctaggaccctagttctgcctattgcattttgcgaccaccatcttggattttgatagtttaaagtttgaaaagcagaaaaaagatccctctttcatttgtcagacatagatcaatctttggtgggcgccaagatccctctgggatctcttgtttgagTTGATCTGAAAATTGTCATCACTGTCATCATTTTGAAAGAACATGTTGAACTTAAtttcaaatccaagatggatgcAAAAATCACAATCTTGAAAACCTGTATTTAATTCTTTTCCTAGATATAAATGATGTCAAGGTTGTGTGACATGACTGTTAAGGAccttggcctcttgtttttgcTTTATTTAAGATATCAATATCCACCAGAAAAGTCTTGAGAAAGTGTTAGGAGCAGCAGGTTGTTGCCAGTCTGATGTGGTGAAGGTGGTTGGGACTCACCTGTTTGGACCTCTTAGTGAAGGAACCTGTTATATAGGTGATCACCTTGGGAATGTTTGTAGCTGTGGATGTGGTAAACAACTTCAGGACGGCCCAACAGGTCTGGGTAAGTAACTGTGTGTTGGATGTGGTAACAACTTCAGGACGGCCCAACAGGTCTGGGTAAGTAACTGTGTGTTGGATGTAACACTTCAGGACGGCCCAACAGGTCTGGGTAAGTAACTGTGTTTTGAATGTGACATCTTCAGGACGGTTTAACTGGTCTGGGTAAGTAATTGTGTGTTGGATGTGGTAAACAATTTCAGGACGGCCCAACAGGTCTGGGTAAGTAACTGTGTTTTGAATGTGACATCTTCAGGACGGTTTAACTGGTCTGGGTAAGTCATTGTGTGTTGGATGTGGTAAACAACTTCAGGACGGCCCAACAGGTCTGGGTAAGTAATTTTGTGTTGGATGTGGTAAACAACTTCAGGACAGCCCAACAGGTCTGGGTAAGTAACTTTGTGTTGGATGTGGTAAACAACTTCAGGACGGCCCAACAGGTCTGGGTAAGTAACTGTGTTTTGGATGTGGTAAACAACTTCAGGACGGCCCAACAGGTCTGGGATGTGTTTTGGATGTGACAACTTCAGGACAGCCCAACAGGTCTTGGTAAGTAACCGTGTTTTGGATGTGACACGTTCAGGACGGCCCAACAGGTCTGGGTAAGTAACTGTGTGTTGGATGTGGTGAACAACTTCAGGACGGCCCAACAGGTCTGGGTAAGTAACTGTGTTTTGAATGTGACATCTTAAGGACGGTTTAACTGGTCTGGGTAAGTAATTGTGTTTTGGATGTGGGAAACAACTTCAGGATGGCCCAACAGGTCTGGGTAAGTAACTGTGTGTTGGATGTGGTAAACAACTTCAGGACGGCCCAACAGGTCTGGGTAAGTAACTGTGTTTTGAATGTGACACTTAAAGACGGCCTAACAGGTCTGGGTAAGTAATTGTGTTTTGGATGTGACAACTTCTGGACGGTCCAACTGGTCTGGGTAAGTAACTGTGTTTTGGATGTGACAACATCAGGACAGTTTAACTTGTCTTGGTAAATGACGGTCCGAATGGTCTAGGTAAGTAACTCTGTTTTAGATGTAACAACTTCAGGATGGTTTAACTGGTCTGGGTTAGTAAATGTGTTTTGGATGTGACACCTTCAGGGTGGTCCGAATGGTCTTGGTAAGTAACTCTGTTTTGGATGTGACATCTTCAAGACAGTCCGAATGGTTTGGGTAAGTAATTCTGTTTTGGATGTGACAACTTCAGGACAGTCCAACCTGTCTGGGTAAGTAACTTTGTGTTGGATGTGACACCTTCAGGACGGTCCGAACGGTCTTGGTAAGTAACTCTGTTTATGATGTGACATCTTCAGGACGGTCTGAATGGTCTGGGTAAGTAACTCTGTTTTGGTTGTGACAACTTCAGGACAGTCCGAACGGTCTGGGTAAGTAACTCTGTTTATGATGTGACATCTTCAGGTCGGTCCGACAGGTCTGGGTAAGTAACTCTGTTTTGGATATGACAATTTCAGGACGGTCCAACTGGTCTGGGTAAGTAACTGTGTTTATGATGTGACATTTTCAGGACGGTCCGACAGGTCTGGGTAAGTAACTCTGTTTTGGATATGACAACTTCAGGACGGTCCAGCTGGTCTGGGTAAGTAACTGTGTTTTGGATGTGACATTTTCAGGACGGTCCGACAGGTCTGGGTAAGTAACTCTGTTTTGGATATGACAACTTCAGGACGGTCCAACTGGTCTGGGTAAGTAACTGTGTTTTGGATGTGACATCTTCAGAACGGTCCAACTGGTCTGGGTAAGTAATTGTGTTTTGGATGTAACACTTCAGGACGGCCCAACAGGTCTGGGTAAGTAATTGTGTTTTGGATGTGACATCTTCAGGACGGTCCAACAGGTCTGGGTAAGTAACTCTGTTTTGGATGTGACATCTTCAGGACGGTCCGAATGGTCTGGTTAGTAAAGTTCTCTGTTTTGGAAGCGACAACTTCAGGACGGTCCAACTGGTCTGGGTAAGTAACTGTGTTGGATGTGACACCTTCAGGACGGTCCAAACGGTCTTGGTAAGTAACTCTGTTTATGATGCGACATCTTTAGGATGGTCCGAACGGTCTTGGTAAGTAACTCTGTTTATGATGTGACATCTTCAGGACGGTCTGAATGGTCTGGGTAAGTAACTCTGTTTTGGTTGTGACAACTTCAGGACAGTCCGAACGGTCTTGGTAAGTAACTCTGTTTATGATGTGACATCTTCAGGACGGTCCGAATGGTCTGGGTAAGTAACTCTGTTTTGGATGTGACAACTTCAGGACAGTTCGAATGGTTTTTGGGTAAATAACTCTGTTCTACTTCAGATGCGACATCTTCAGGATGGTCCGAATGGTCTGGGTAAGTAACTGTGTTTTGGAGTGACAACTTCAGGATGGTCCAACTGGTCTGGGTAAGTAACTGTGTGTTTTTATACTTCATCATTGAAAACTAGTGAGCTTTTCAGATTGATGTAAGGGCCACACATACATATTTGACAGATTACATTAAGGATTGTAAGATGATGGAAAtccaaaattgtacaaattctTTAAGGTTGACCTTAGAGGTAAAGGATAAGATGACAAGTTTACTTAACTTACAATAGCTGTACTTAAAGCCATTGATAAAATCCCTTTACTTTATGGTAACAATAAATTTTGATGTTAGGTAGAAAGGTTCAAATTgtacatgttgattataaatgGAAAAGATGTAGGTCTTTATTGAACTGTAGTAATTATAAGAAGTGTGTGATtttatatcaacttttatcTCAAACAGGAGTTGAATACACCTGGCATGGAACCGCTGACTTGTTTGTTTACGAGACTATACCTGTAGCGGTTTGGTCAGACCTTGAGGATCCTGACCCTGACATTGTGAGACCCGATCCAGAGGGAAGAGACAAGGATTATGAAAAGTACCTACAGAAGATTGAGTTATCTGTTCAAGTGAAAAAAGACCAAGCTTACAGTCAGATAATGGCTCAAACAATTACAAATGGATTCgctcaaacaaataaaaatgagCTACTTGCAGGGATTCCAGTTCCAACATTTGGTTGTACCCCTTCAAAAATAATGTTCTATGCATATGATTGTAAAAGTGATATTCTACTTCAGAGACTATTTGGAGTTGATTTTGTGGGAACTCATTCTCTTTCAAAAGCAGCTGTTTTGGTGTGGCTTTATTTGAATTTCACCCTATTTATGAAAAAAGACGTTACAAATATAGAAACACATCCAGAGCTCAAAAACTTCCAAGCAAATTTCTGTAGTGACGAGTTGATTCGTTCATCTTACAACCATGTCAAAGCTGGTGTGAAAGTCACAGCATTTCAAAACTCATCTAAAAATGAAACTCATGTTGAACTTGTTACTACAAGGGAAATACAAATTGATTAGGACCAATCCAGGGCTGAACTTGCAGACCTCAAATAAAATTCTCATCTCAATTGTAGTTATTGTCTGTGATATTTATAGGATTTTGGAAGTGATGAAATTGGAAGTGATGAAATAAAGActaaacaaaagtaaaatttaatGGATGTTTTTATGATCATTCATAacttattttatcaattttgagaattttttaGATCACCTGatcataggtcatggtgacctattgctatagtcttttgtccgtcttgaaccctgtgatcttgaatgaaggtcaaggtcattcatttgaacaaacttggtagctcttcatcccagcatgccacaggcccaatatcaggtctttaggGGTCCTacttattctcaagaagtcatttaaagattttaacctattttacccctgtgactttgaatgaaggtcaaggtcattcatttgaacaaacttggtagcccttcatctcagcatgcaacaggccaaatatcaggtctttaggggtcctagttattctcaagaagtcatttaaagattttaacctattttacccctgtgactttgaatgaaggtcaaggtcattcatttgaacaaacttggtagccctttatcccagcatgctacaggtcaaatatccgtgccctgggcctttcggttattgagaagaagtcgtttgaatgaaaagttgacattcgggtcagatgacctaaatatTGGAATGATCTCAGACGATTTCAAAAATCAGTCTGATTAGATTGTagtttacggagttattgccctttgcaattatgattattgaaccttgtgaacgcgataacttgagtaaatatgaaccgagcAAATGAAACTTGGACGAggtcgaaaatcagcttgattcgactgtaattgacggagttattgccctttgaactaataattatgattggaccttgtgaacatgataaattgagtaaatatgcaccaagcttaattTAATCCTTGTATGTAGACTTATATTGGAAAGCTGATCTcagacgagttcgaaaatcagcttgattcaactCTTTAACTTATTTATGGATTTATTGCCcattgcaattataattattgaaccaTGTGAACACTAATGcgagtaaatatgcaccaagcttaatgaaactttgtatgtagacctatcagttgtatgttcctatttcgttaacaaaagacatcagttggctagtaaatgacataactaatttgtatcaaatatcaggtgactgttaTGGTAAGCCCTATTTATACTTTCTTCAGAGATCCATATAATTGTTCATATTAGAAGTTGATACCAGTAAATCAAATCATGTGTACTGGTACTGTACTTTCATTCAATATTTAGtttttgtatcaatatttgTGAAATGTCACAAAATAGATACAGTCATGATAAATTAATTCTTTCTGCTGTTTAACTATCTCGCCTACATGGATACAGATTAAaaactacattgtatttcaaaGTGATTACAATGATATCtggttttcaattttaaattaaaagttcaataaatgaatacaatataattttcataaaatactgTATATGTTCCTTGATCGAATTTGATCACATTAGAACTTAATTCTCTCATGATCAGCACTTGGAAAAGTGACTTGGcccatacatatgtatacagtatgtaattGGGTTTGCAAACCTCTATAGATGCCAGAGAGGTGGGGGGAGGAATCAATTTATGAGGCATagtttttttagcccaccatcatcagatggtgggctattcaaatcgccctgtgtccgtggtccgtcgtccgcccgtaaacaatgcttgttatcactatttcttaaaaactgctcgcagctgcagggattttgttcaaacttcacatggagggtccccttggtccatatttgtgccatacagattttgaggctgatcggaaaaacaagatggccgccaggcagccatctttgattttggcagttgaagtttgttatcgatatttcttgagaactactgaagggattttgttcaaacttcacacgAAGGTTACCCTTggcccctagttgtgccatacagattttgaggctgatcggaaaaacaagatggccgccaggcagccatctttgattttggcagttgaagtttgttatcgatatttcttgagaactactgaagggcttttgttcaaacttcacacgAAGGTTACCCTTggcccctagttgtgccatacagattttgaggctgatcggaaaaacaagatggccgccaggcagccatctttgattttggcagttgaagtttgttatcgatatttcttgagaactactgaaggaattttgttcaaacttcacagggaggttacccttggtccctttttgtgccatacagattttgaggctaatgggaaaaacaagatggccgcaaggcggccatcttggattttgatagttaaggtttgata
Coding sequences:
- the LOC138316133 gene encoding uncharacterized protein, translated to MATTSELEASEVLKNVIEEKKNIQEMMTLQVLSCNSFGGCHFSNAFVTTQKKLSTFPKLSPCGEKANGLYFQHIWDIPKLAVLIQEKQREDGDIEDTPSTKRPKLLTVEEIKAYACLQRYLKDINIHQKSLEKVLGAAGCCQSDVVKVVGTHLFGPLSEGTCYIGDHLGNVCSCGCGKQLQDGPTGLGVEYTWHGTADLFVYETIPVAVWSDLEDPDPDIVRPDPEGRDKDYEKYLQKIELSVQVKKDQAYSQIMAQTITNGFAQTNKNELLAGIPVPTFGCTPSKIMFYAYDCKSDILLQRLFGVDFVGTHSLSKAAVLVWLYLNFTLFMKKDVTNIETHPELKNFQANFCSDELIRSSYNHVKAGVKVTAFQNSSKNETHVELVTTREIQID